In Citrus sinensis cultivar Valencia sweet orange chromosome 3, DVS_A1.0, whole genome shotgun sequence, the sequence TAGAACAAAATGACTTGAAAGGAGACTGTGATCGTAGTCATGGCTCTATACGTAAGTTCTTGTTTCTGAACTTTTCGTTGACTGTTATACTGTAGTTAGGCATGGTTGAATCTTTTGATGATATGATTTCTGGTTTGGATGTTATGAAGAGGGGCCCTCTGGAAAAGTCATTTCTCACTTGGCTTGTTCTACTGATTTACTGATAATATTAGAGGAACTAAATGTTCTCTgagtatttttgttattaggTCAGTtgcttttaataatttattttgttgtttggcCAACTTGTTTGAACTCTGTTTTCCGTTTTGACATTGCAGATTGATACTGCTGTTCTTCagtttcaaaatcaaaagctTGTACAGAAATTAGAGACTCAGAAGGTTGAGTATTCTGCTCTTGAGAATAAGTTCGCTCAACTAAAGGAGAGGCAACAACCATATGATTCCACATTAAAGGTGGTGAATAAGTCTTGGGAGGAGGTAATACCTGTGTTCGTCTTTACTCTCGTTTGTATGTTTGATGATTTATGTCATTatactttaatatttaatgatcTATGTCATGTATACTTTTGAAGATAACAATAGATAAACAAATGTCTAAATtatgagaagaaaagaaaatgagactGTCTGTAgtaccttttagtttatgcatacaatttatttatttatttttattttttggctgATGAGAGATTATCTTTATGGTTTTAGCTGATCACTGATCTGGAATCATGTTCCATGCGAGCAAGAGAGTCAAGCAATGGACAAGAATCTAGATGCTTATCAATCATAGAGGGTGAGGATCATCTTCTATATCTGGTGCTCCgtccatttattattttctaatgacTGCTTAATTTAGTTGtttactttaatttcttgTCAGACGTGACTCCTCATCCTTCCCATGATGCTTTTCTTAGTCGGCTCATGGAAACAGGTGCAACTGAAAGTTCCTCCGCTGATAATTGCCCGAATCAGATGGAAGAAGACAGAGAAACTGGTATTCCAAGGACTAAGAACATTGTAAGTAATATATTAGCTGCAGTTGACAACCTATGGCATCTGAAGGATGGATTATATGCTGCAGTTTTGAAAGACCTTCAGGATGGTGGTAAGTATTTTGCAGTGAACGGTTGTTCTGCATTATCAATTATGACCATTTGTTCAGAATATCAATTGTGACCATTTCCTCCAAAGATCGATTCCTCAGATTCTGAAGTAAACTGCTGCTTTTTGTAGGCAGCAAGCAAAAGGCATCAAGCAACTTACAGTCAGAGgttaaaaatttgagattagCACTAATGGATCTTCATTTGAAGCACAAATCATTAACAAGGGAATTGCAGAGCCGGCAAGATATTGATGCAAAAGATAAAGCGAAGCTCAATCGTTTAAAAGGTAACTATCTATGTGGGTTTGGATCTAGTTGATTTTTGCATTTGAACCTAGACCTGATGGCCAAATACATCATACGTTTAGATATTTATGGatctcatattttttatatgcacATATGATTACCCACTTCTGTATTCATGTAAAGCAACTCTTGTAGAATACTTggtttaaaatatgaaacgTGAAATGCCTAATGGCTTGTGCAAGTTTGGCTGTTGTATTACAAATATAAGCCTTCAAGATAACAACTTCGGCTCTCTAAGTATGTTATACCTCAGTTTGTGGTGTTTCCATGACTGAATGCATGGGAGGAGTATCTTGTACAGGTTAAAGGAAAAAGGCGCAGACCTTTATCATGCTTTTTACTTGTTACATGGCATCTGTAATTTCTGTTTTGTCTGAATCTTATAACATTTGTTATAGTTATAGAGGTTGGTGTGATACGGATATCAGACTTTCAACTTCCAGCCGTTGTTACCTTTCATAATTCCCCcctccccccaaaaaaaaatcccttcTGAGctgtctaaatttttttttggatgtcCGTGGATTTCATGAAATGAAAGGTTGTTAAATGATGATTGATTGCCTTTTTCTAAAGGGGAGCTAGAGAGTGCGGTTAAAGAATTAGAGGAATGTAATTGTAAACTGGCAGCTCTTAGAGCAGAAAGAGATGTGACAAAAGGGGCATTTTTTCCAGTTTTAAACCTGGGAAATAAACATGTTGCTGGTGATAGGGTCAGAGACGAGCAAAGAGATCTGCGAGACATGGAGTCTGTTCATAAAGAGCTAATGGTATTCTATGACTACTCTTTCTCTTCAGTTTATGGTtgaaaaaaatcacaatttgGAAAAGTTAAGCATAATAATCAACATAAGTTCCACAGGACCAAGCTTCGCATCAATTGTTGGAACTGAAAGGTCTTCATGATGGGAGAATAAAAGTACTACAGCAGTTATATAATTTACAGGTTAGCTTTTAAGATGATAAATGTCTTTAGTCTGTGTGAACGTCAATGTAATTCCTTTGTTTTATTACGAACGATTACTTTCACGTCTACTTCAACTGTATTACAAATTGAATGGTAATATACATGATTTGCAGAACACATTGAAGAGCGTGAAGTGTCTTTCCTCTTCCAAAGCTTTTCTCTCAGTGAAAAATCAActagaaaaatcaaaatcagaagTTTTCAAGTACCAGGCACTATTTGAGAAACTACAGGTTGTAACTGGTCGGTACTttcatttttacctttttttggTCCCTTTTTGTGAGGATCTTGTTTTGATGCTGACTGTACCTTTTTCTGAGTAAATTTCAGGTTGAAAAGGATAACCTTGCCTGGAGGGAAACAGAATTGAATatgaaaattgatttggtCGATGTTTTCCGAAGATCTTCAGCAGTTACAGATTCTAAAATTGCTGATCTAGGGATAGAGATACAGAAacaaattgatgaaaaaaataggATTGAAATGAGGCTGGAAGAGGCATCAAGAGAACCAGGTTCAAAAACATGTGGTTCTTTCTTTTGATCCAATTAAATCATTGCCTTGTATTTGTACTTTAATGTTTAACTTCTGATTGAACTACTCTACGTTATAGGAAGGAAGGAAATCATTGCAGAATTTAGAGCCTTGGTTTCATCATTTCCTGAGGATATGAGTGCTATGCAAAGACAATTAAGTAAGTACAAAGAGGCTGCTCTGGATATACATATTCTACGGGCTGATGTGCTTTCTCTTACCAATGTTCTTGAGCGGAAGGTGGGTATGTTTGCATGAAGTTGTTTTCTTGAATTTGCTTGGCCAGCTTGAagctttattttgttttactgtTTGGTACAGGTAAAAGAGTGTGAAACTTTACTTGCAAGTTCAGCTGACCAGGTTGCTGAGATACATAAGTTGCAAGCAATGGtatatattgatatatttgTGTTGCTTTTCACTTCTTAGTTTACTTATATTCTTGAGAGATAATATGAAATTCAGTTGTGGAAAACTGTAAAACGCTTTTTTAAGAagttaatatttatcaaaaaaaatttaagaacttTATAGCTTTAAAGTTCAGATTTTCCCAGATGTTTAACTCTGTAgctttttgatttgtttatgaATTCAAACATGCATCCGACTATATATGAATTCTTGTGGAGAATGCTAGGGATGGCTATAAATGGTATTGACATGCTTGTGGAGAAAGTATCTGTATTGATGTAAATATGCGGTAGGCGCAAACAGAAAAGGACAAATTTTAATTGGCATTGTTTAGCCAATATAAATGGGTATAACTAAACTTTATTGATATCTTTGATGATCTATGTTCTCTTTATGTGTTTTCGTTGgcataattatcatttttctctttatggGTTTTCGTTGGcataattatcattttcaagcagaaataataaagtgaaacctcgataaattaatagcaTTGGaaccaagaaaaatttattaagtgaATATTAACTAATCGGATTATAATATAGCACATTGACCTCAAGTGGGGATTGAAAAACCTATTATTTAATCGAGGTTTCAGTATATTGAGTAttttactaaaagaattattgAAACGAGTTcaaatggggaaaaaaagtCTGTTGATAAATGAATTCCAATTTGCAGACTATTACTTGTCAAATCTTGTTCAATGATCTAGCTGGCTTGTGTAATCCAAATAATCCTGTACCACAACGTATCCAAAATAGTAGTGATTAGCCTTCTCTCTCCCCCccccaaccaaaaaaagaaaaaacttgtACAAACCAGGGAATTAAGACCATGATACTCGATAAAATGAAACCTCGATTAAACAATAGGTTTTTCCAATCCCTACTTGAGGTCAATGTGCTATATTATAATACGATTAATTAATTGTCGACTAATTGGTATCAATGCTATTAGTTTATcgaaattttactttattgtgaTTGATTATTTGGCCCTAATTTGTTTACCAAatgttctttttctctctttttttcatttcctcTTAGTGGTTCTTCAGCAACGTTTTTCATTTGCTAGTCTTTTCACTGGCAAGCCCAAACTTAAATGTTTGAATTCTATCAGTTCAATACTTTGAAACCGTGCCCAAGTAACCTTTCAATTTACTTATTCTGGCCAGTTATATCAAAATTGTTTTGCAGATCATAGTCTTTGAACGTacaattactaatttttgacTTAAAGCCACCTTGTGATACTATTGACTTCTTTGACGATGTTCGTCTGTCTTCCAGGCCAAGTGgcatgttacatttttttttgggggggggggggggggggggtttgcATGCCATAGGATTGACATTTCCTTTTTTGGTTTTGCATGCCATACcattgacattttcttttatttatttacttttattatttctttggtGTAGGTTCAAGATTTGACTGATAGTAATTTGGAGCTGAAGCTGATTTTGGATATGTATAGACGTGAATCCACTGATTCAAGGTTTGTGAATCTTCTTGAATATTATTacctttaatttcatatttaatttctgCTGTTGTGCCTGCCGCGTATACATCGCTCTGGCCACCAAGGTACGGGAAACTGTTGAGATCATTAGATCTTTAGTGAAAGGACCAATGACGCAACTATCCAATTGCAAAAGCAGAACTCTACTAAGCCATATCCCCCAAGCCTATAGATTGATGCCTAATATCCTCCTATGGATGTTAGTGGTGTCAACTGACTCATTCACAATGGTCTCCCCATCTGCAATTGCTGCAGTCTCACTCAAAGTGCTTTCATCACTTTACGTGGTTTTATTGCAATGTAGTGGAGGAACCTGCATTTGACAAGGATTTTGCtggttcttcatttttttttcttttttcttttttttttgttgttggggggggggggggggatggGGGTTGAGGTGGTTGCAGGTGATTGCTGGTGGTTGATGTATggtttgaaataatattttttactataaTTTGCACCTGCAGGGACGTCTTGGCAGCTAGAGATTTGGAATACAAGGCATGGGCTCACGTTCATAGTTTAAAATCCTCTCTTGATGAGCAAAGCTTGGAATTACGAGTGAAGACAGCCATTGAGGCTGAGGCCATATCCCAGCAAAGGCTAGCAGCTGCAGAAGCTGAAATTGCTGACATGAGGCAGAAGTTGGAAGCTTTTAAAAGGTTAATCTTCGCTTTTGATATTGGCTGTGGAGAGGGCTTCACAATTCCAATGGACCTTCTGATCATTTAAGGTTTTAATATTTCCCTTCGTGATGTTTCAGGGATATGGTTAGCCTTTCTGATGCCTTGAAgtcaaaaaatgaagaaattgaagcttaCTTGTCGGAGATAGAGGTTGGTTTCCTGTTTATCTAATATAGCTTTGTTCTCGTGTTCAACCCCAAATATGAATTATGATGAGATAGTGTGTTTTTTCTTTCAGACAATCGGTCAGTCATATGATGACATGCAAACACAGAACCAACAACTATTGCAGCAAATTACAGAAAGAGATGACTATAACATTAAGGTAATTACTCTTGACTGATTTTTTGTCCTTAACGCGCTATTTGTTTACATCCATTAGTTTGTAAGGGGTTTAACGCAGACTTTGATGGGGATCAAATGGCTGTTCAGATATTATGGATATGGAAAAATTCTTgtatagaaaatattttgattggagaattcttaatttttgtcttaGAAATAAGGCCAATATGGAAGCCTGGGTTGATATGGATACTGGTACCAGCAGTAATCAAAATACTAGGATTGGGTCcaataattatcaaaaaattaatgcaattaataaCAGAGTCCCCTTTTATCTTACAATTCAtcaagatgaagaaattaacCCATCCACTCAATtctacttcatttttatttacttatttctttattattttttccctcgcttttctttttttatttctttttttttttcattttattcccTTCCATCATTCCTTAAGTCCCATAGGGTTGATCCTATAGAATCTGatccattttcttttggaagaaaaaaaagaattaagaaataCTTATGGCAACAATTAAAGCCGATGAAATTAGTAATATAAGTCATTTCGAGCTTTTATTCATTATGTAATTGATGGTCTGTTTGCTTAATTCTTAATGATAGGGGATAATTTTGTTGGTAAATTCGGGAGGAAAATAGACTTACTGTTATTAATGTTTGTGGGAGATTATTACCCCTATTATTTCTCTAAAGAATTTTGGGAGAGAAGATATGTTTTCAACAGCTCGAGTActaattcaaaattacaagtttttggaatttttttccctGGTTTTTCTGTAGTATTCTAATTCTTAAAATTCATTGATGTATTTACTAGAGTTggttatcattattattgttgtttttgtgATCTTCCCTGGTTTCTGTCTGAACAAAATTATGTCAAGATCTTTAATTGTCCCTGTCTCTTTAAGAAATTTGCATGATAAATCCACTCGTGTTGTTCAATACTGTGAGGgaattatatttatgaagAACCTACAATATATCTAGAGTGGTAGTTGTGTACTTTCTCCTGCAGAAATTGACCTCACCCTTTCGCTGTTCCTTTTCAGCTTGTTCTAGAGGGTGTGAGGGCAAGGCAGCTGCAGGATGCTCTACTCATGGACAAACATATGATGGAAAGTGAGATTCAGCAAGCCAATGCatctcttaatttctttgacATGAAAGCTGCAAGAATCGAAAACCAGGTATGTCTGTTCggtatttttaaatagatctAGACTCAtggaaatttttgaatttgaggTTGATCCATCGTGTGCAGTTGAGATTTTGCTTAGACCAGGCGCAGAGACTCGCAGAAGATAGATCTCAAAATTCAGCTAATTTGGAGAATACACAGAAGAGATTGTCAGATGTGAGAAAATCATCTGTTCAAGTTAGGGGGTCACTTGAAGAATCACAATCTAAGGTGTATAAAAGTCGACTGACTCTTATGGAGCTGCAGATAGAGTTAGTCAAAGAGAGGTAATGGTATACTGTCCTTACCTTCCCTCTGATTCATTCAAGGTGCAGGTAAAAGCTTCATCATTTGTTTTCCCCAGATTTGCAAAGAAAAGATTAGAAGAGGACTTGGAAATGGGAAGGAGAAAGGTTTTGCGTCTTCAAGCCCAGACAGAGGGGTCATCAATTATTGAGGAGCTCCAACAGGAACTTAGAGAGTACAGGGAAATACTCAAGTGCAGTATCTGCCTTGAGAGGCCAAAAGAGGTAAACATTTTGATGCAATTATGGTATCATTCAGGCTTTCATTCAAAGTTTAGCTTTGTAGGCAGTGATGATGATTGAATTATAGGTACGGTTCATATGGCAAAAGCATAATTTTGGggcaaaaattttgatatctGAACATGGGGGAACGACATGAATTTTTCTCGTtgtgtaaataatatatatgattagGGTTTGCATTCCCCTTGTCAAATCCACATCATCATTTATGCTTTTTTCTTTGACTTGTCTTTTATCATTTCTATTAAATTACTCAAGATTTATTCTATCCCTTCAGGTTGTCATTACAAAATGCTACCACTTGTTTTGCAACCCCTGTGTACAAAAAGTTACTGAAAGTCGTCATCGTAAGTGTCCGGGGTGTGCTGCAAGTTTCAGCCCTAATGACGTGAAACCTGTTTACATTTGAATGGAAAATGGGAACCTGACTTATATTCCTCATCAAGAGCACTTGTCAATCTTCAAGCACGTGTCCTGCTGCAATGACTCGAGGTTTGAATTATCAATGCCCACAGGCTCTAATGCATTACTATGTTTGAGTTTGTGGAGGGGGGGAGT encodes:
- the LOC102612288 gene encoding E3 ubiquitin-protein ligase BRE1-like 1 is translated as MGSTGEPDRKRRHFSSISPTAATAKKNPFFPSSEEKKIDTAVLQFQNQKLVQKLETQKVEYSALENKFAQLKERQQPYDSTLKVVNKSWEELITDLESCSMRARESSNGQESRCLSIIEDVTPHPSHDAFLSRLMETGATESSSADNCPNQMEEDRETGIPRTKNIVSNILAAVDNLWHLKDGLYAAVLKDLQDGGSKQKASSNLQSEVKNLRLALMDLHLKHKSLTRELQSRQDIDAKDKAKLNRLKGELESAVKELEECNCKLAALRAERDVTKGAFFPVLNLGNKHVAGDRVRDEQRDLRDMESVHKELMDQASHQLLELKGLHDGRIKVLQQLYNLQNTLKSVKCLSSSKAFLSVKNQLEKSKSEVFKYQALFEKLQVEKDNLAWRETELNMKIDLVDVFRRSSAVTDSKIADLGIEIQKQIDEKNRIEMRLEEASREPGRKEIIAEFRALVSSFPEDMSAMQRQLSKYKEAALDIHILRADVLSLTNVLERKVKECETLLASSADQVAEIHKLQAMVQDLTDSNLELKLILDMYRRESTDSRDVLAARDLEYKAWAHVHSLKSSLDEQSLELRVKTAIEAEAISQQRLAAAEAEIADMRQKLEAFKRDMVSLSDALKSKNEEIEAYLSEIETIGQSYDDMQTQNQQLLQQITERDDYNIKLVLEGVRARQLQDALLMDKHMMESEIQQANASLNFFDMKAARIENQLRFCLDQAQRLAEDRSQNSANLENTQKRLSDVRKSSVQVRGSLEESQSKVYKSRLTLMELQIELVKERFAKKRLEEDLEMGRRKVLRLQAQTEGSSIIEELQQELREYREILKCSICLERPKEVVITKCYHLFCNPCVQKVTESRHRKCPGCAASFSPNDVKPVYI